A single region of the Aeromicrobium chenweiae genome encodes:
- a CDS encoding enoyl-CoA hydratase/isomerase family protein has translation MSVTVERTSEGIAVLTFSAPPVNLYSLELHDKLDRALDEVEADLPRALLVRADGKIVSGGVDVAQFHAQKTQADTQVLYDRMLELPNRIEALDVPTFFAAHALTLTWAFEVAVACDIILASQKAKFGLVERVIGLTPTMGGTQRLAARAGVGRAKEFVFSGELYDAETLERWNVVNRVLPVDGFDDAVLDVVRQVAVGPTRAFGAAKQILRHFEAGGVPQANAHTTRIAAELFATDDLQNGMESFLRDGPGKASFTGR, from the coding sequence ATGAGCGTCACCGTCGAACGGACGTCGGAGGGCATCGCGGTCCTGACGTTCAGCGCCCCGCCGGTGAACCTGTACTCGCTCGAGCTGCACGACAAGCTCGACCGGGCGCTCGACGAGGTCGAGGCGGACCTGCCCCGGGCCCTGCTCGTCCGGGCCGACGGAAAGATCGTCTCCGGTGGCGTCGACGTCGCGCAGTTCCACGCGCAGAAGACGCAGGCCGACACGCAGGTGCTCTACGACCGCATGCTCGAGCTGCCGAACCGCATCGAGGCGCTCGACGTGCCCACGTTCTTCGCCGCCCACGCCCTGACGCTCACCTGGGCGTTCGAGGTGGCCGTGGCCTGCGACATCATCCTGGCCTCGCAGAAGGCGAAGTTCGGTCTCGTCGAGCGGGTCATCGGCCTCACTCCCACGATGGGCGGCACCCAGCGGCTCGCCGCCCGGGCCGGCGTCGGGCGCGCCAAGGAATTCGTCTTCTCAGGCGAGCTCTACGACGCGGAGACCCTCGAGCGCTGGAACGTGGTCAACCGCGTGCTCCCGGTCGACGGCTTCGACGACGCGGTGCTGGACGTCGTGCGCCAGGTCGCGGTCGGGCCCACCCGCGCATTCGGCGCCGCCAAGCAGATCCTGCGCCACTTCGAGGCCGGCGGGGTGCCGCAGGCCAACGCTCACACGACCCGCATCGCCGCCGAGCTCTTCGCGACCGACGACCTGCAGAACGGCATGGAGTCGTTCCTGCGCGACGGGCCCGGGAAGGCCAGCTTCACCGGACGGTGA
- a CDS encoding peptidylprolyl isomerase, with product MASQLIATFTTNHGNIVVELFPDHAPETVENFVGLAEGTKEFLDPETRQPTKKPFYDGLVFHRIIKDFMLQGGDPLGTGTGGPGYTFKDEFHPDLKFDRPYLLAMANAGPGTNGSQFFITLVPTAWLNRKHTIFGEVADDVSRAVVDKIGQVQTDRFDKPAEPVVIEKLTISRKDG from the coding sequence GTGGCCTCGCAGCTCATCGCGACCTTCACGACCAACCACGGCAACATCGTCGTGGAGCTCTTCCCCGACCACGCACCCGAGACGGTGGAAAACTTCGTCGGCCTCGCCGAGGGCACGAAGGAGTTCCTCGACCCCGAGACCCGTCAGCCCACCAAGAAGCCGTTCTACGACGGCCTGGTGTTCCACCGCATCATCAAGGACTTCATGCTGCAGGGCGGCGACCCGCTCGGCACCGGAACGGGTGGCCCCGGCTACACGTTCAAGGACGAGTTCCACCCGGACCTGAAGTTCGACCGCCCCTACCTGCTCGCGATGGCCAACGCCGGACCGGGCACGAACGGCTCGCAGTTCTTCATCACGCTGGTCCCCACCGCGTGGCTGAACCGCAAGCACACGATCTTCGGCGAGGTGGCCGACGACGTCAGCCGTGCCGTGGTCGACAAGATCGGGCAGGTCCAGACCGACCGGTTCGACAAGCCGGCCGAGCCGGTCGTCATCGAGAAGCTGACGATCTCGCGCAAAGACGGCTAG
- a CDS encoding DUF881 domain-containing protein codes for MAKHGTHARQQAPLVVLLIFVITGFLFVAASVSADGTDLRPAGGDIASLLQERSQRIDARRTEATLLRSEIDDLSSSVSGSSLDKLRKRVRALEPATGLTPVRGPGVRVTLTDAPDAGDLSGVDPNWQVVHQQDIQAYVNALWAGGAEAISLQGQRLIATTGIRCVGNVVILDGVPYSPPYVIEAVGDQAGMNSAMITSPDTASYAAYAQRYNLGLDIEQLDSVGIKAYANPIALSHATVPAS; via the coding sequence ATGGCCAAGCACGGCACGCACGCGCGCCAGCAGGCACCCCTGGTCGTGCTCCTGATCTTCGTGATCACCGGCTTCCTGTTCGTGGCCGCATCGGTCAGCGCGGACGGCACGGACCTGCGACCGGCCGGCGGCGACATCGCGTCCCTGCTGCAGGAACGCTCCCAGCGCATCGACGCTCGGCGCACCGAGGCCACGCTGCTGCGCTCGGAGATCGACGACCTGTCCTCGAGCGTCTCGGGCTCCAGCCTCGACAAGCTGCGCAAGCGGGTCCGCGCCCTCGAGCCGGCCACCGGCCTGACGCCGGTACGGGGACCGGGCGTCCGGGTCACGCTGACCGACGCCCCCGACGCGGGGGACCTGTCCGGCGTCGACCCCAACTGGCAGGTCGTGCACCAGCAGGACATCCAGGCCTACGTGAACGCCCTGTGGGCCGGTGGAGCCGAGGCGATCTCGCTGCAGGGCCAACGGCTCATCGCCACGACCGGCATCCGCTGCGTCGGCAACGTGGTGATCCTGGACGGCGTCCCCTACTCCCCGCCGTACGTCATCGAGGCGGTCGGTGACCAGGCCGGCATGAACAGCGCGATGATCACGTCGCCCGACACCGCGAGCTACGCGGCGTACGCGCAGCGCTACAACCTCGGGCTGGACATCGAGCAGCTCGACTCGGTCGGCATCAAGGCGTACGCCAACCCGATCGCACTGTCCCACGCGACAGTCCCGGCGTCCTAG
- the glyA gene encoding serine hydroxymethyltransferase codes for MSHNDHLADFDPDIAALLDAELHRQQSTLEMIASENFAPVAALEAQGSVLTNKYAEGYPGKRYYGGCEFVDQVETIAIDRLKQLFDADYANVQPHSGATANAAALHAIATKGDTILGLDLANGGHLTHGMKLNFSGKLYNPVAYHVVPETGLVDMDEVRSLAHEHRPTVIIAGWSAYPRQLDFALFREIADEVGARLWVDMAHFAGLVAAGLHPNPLPHAHIVTTTTHKTLGGPRGGAILTNDPEMAKKMRSAVFPGQQGGPLEHVIAAKAVAFKMALEPEFTERQQRTIEGAQILAERLLADDMTAAGVKVLSGGTDVHLVLVDLRDSELDGQQAEDRLHEAGITVNRNAVPNDPRPPMVTSGLRIGTPALATRGFGAEEFTEVAEIIAAALQPGEVDVESLRKRVTVLAERYPLYPDITPFTK; via the coding sequence ATGAGCCACAACGATCACCTCGCGGACTTCGACCCTGACATCGCAGCACTTCTCGATGCCGAGCTGCACCGTCAGCAGTCGACGCTCGAGATGATCGCCTCGGAGAACTTCGCTCCCGTCGCGGCGCTCGAGGCGCAGGGCAGCGTGCTGACCAACAAGTACGCCGAGGGCTACCCGGGCAAGCGCTACTACGGCGGCTGCGAGTTCGTCGACCAGGTCGAGACGATCGCGATCGACCGCCTCAAGCAGCTGTTCGACGCCGACTACGCCAACGTCCAGCCGCACTCGGGCGCCACCGCCAACGCCGCGGCGCTGCACGCGATCGCCACCAAGGGCGACACGATCCTCGGCCTGGACCTGGCCAACGGCGGCCACCTGACGCACGGCATGAAGCTGAACTTCTCGGGCAAGCTGTACAACCCGGTGGCATACCACGTGGTGCCGGAGACCGGGCTGGTCGACATGGACGAGGTGCGCTCGCTCGCCCACGAGCACCGCCCGACCGTGATCATCGCCGGCTGGTCGGCGTACCCCCGCCAGCTCGACTTCGCCCTGTTCCGCGAGATCGCGGACGAGGTCGGCGCCCGCCTCTGGGTCGACATGGCCCACTTCGCCGGGCTGGTCGCCGCAGGCCTGCACCCGAACCCGCTGCCCCACGCGCACATCGTCACGACCACGACGCACAAGACGCTCGGCGGACCGCGCGGTGGAGCGATCCTCACCAACGACCCCGAGATGGCCAAGAAGATGCGGTCCGCGGTGTTCCCGGGCCAGCAGGGCGGACCGCTCGAGCACGTGATCGCCGCCAAGGCCGTCGCCTTCAAGATGGCGCTGGAGCCGGAGTTCACCGAGCGCCAGCAGCGCACGATCGAGGGTGCGCAGATCCTGGCCGAGCGCCTGCTCGCCGACGACATGACCGCCGCTGGGGTCAAGGTCCTCAGTGGTGGCACCGACGTCCACCTCGTCCTGGTGGACCTGCGGGACTCCGAGCTCGACGGCCAGCAGGCCGAGGACCGGCTGCACGAGGCCGGCATCACGGTCAACCGCAACGCCGTCCCGAACGATCCGCGCCCGCCCATGGTGACCTCGGGCCTGCGCATCGGCACGCCTGCCCTCGCCACCCGTGGGTTCGGTGCGGAGGAGTTCACCGAGGTCGCCGAGATCATCGCGGCCGCGCTGCAGCCCGGTGAGGTCGATGTGGAGTCCCTCCGCAAGCGGGTGACCGTGCTGGCCGAGCGTTACCCGCTCTACCCGGACATCACGCCGTTCACGAAGTGA
- a CDS encoding response regulator, which yields MTESPIRLFLLDDHEVVRRGLRDLLEQEPDIEVVGESGLAQDAAVRIPQVKPHVAVLDARLPDGSGVDVCRDVRSADPEIAVIILTSYDDDDALFAAIMAGAAGYVLKQVRGTDLVDAVRRVAAGQSLLDPAVTQRVLSRIREGRPAEDPLASLTKQERRILTLIGEGLTNRQIAAEMFLAEKTVKNYVTQLLSKLGLERRTQAAVLVTRHGAAVHRDH from the coding sequence ATGACCGAGTCGCCCATCCGGCTGTTCCTGCTCGACGACCACGAGGTGGTGCGCCGGGGGCTGCGGGACCTGCTCGAGCAGGAGCCCGACATCGAGGTGGTCGGCGAGTCGGGGCTGGCCCAGGACGCGGCCGTCCGGATCCCCCAGGTCAAGCCCCACGTCGCGGTGCTCGACGCCCGGCTGCCCGACGGGTCGGGCGTGGACGTGTGTCGCGACGTCCGGTCGGCGGACCCGGAGATCGCGGTCATCATCCTCACCTCGTACGACGACGATGACGCCCTGTTCGCCGCGATCATGGCCGGCGCCGCGGGCTACGTGCTCAAGCAGGTCCGCGGCACCGACCTGGTGGACGCCGTGCGGCGGGTGGCCGCGGGCCAGTCGTTGCTCGACCCGGCGGTCACCCAGCGGGTGCTGTCCCGCATCCGGGAGGGCCGGCCCGCGGAGGACCCGTTGGCCTCGCTCACGAAGCAGGAGCGCCGCATCCTGACCCTCATCGGCGAGGGCCTGACCAACCGTCAGATCGCCGCCGAGATGTTCCTGGCCGAGAAGACGGTCAAGAACTACGTGACCCAGCTGCTGTCCAAGCTGGGCCTCGAGCGCCGCACCCAGGCCGCGGTGCTGGTGACGCGTCACGGGGCGGCTGTCCACCGCGACCACTAG
- a CDS encoding GAF domain-containing sensor histidine kinase produces MTAERLRSVLDAVATMSSDLSIDGLLERILRQAGDLVDAESGFLDALDRRLGSFAAYGIDGVVDDQHPGRQLLVDLLEQDPTAFIGVPIRIQDYLFGNLYLIGKRSGGGFTQEDEEIVLALASAAGVVIENARLYEEGERQRRWLEAAAEITTTLLSPISRTSALLLVADRARDVAIADFVALLMPGDDETLVVEAVSGLPAEGILGGSVDARHSIAGDAARLRETIVVPDTALEPRYEAHKTPSWPDLGSFMVLPLRSGDDTGALLVGWLKGSDTLRWELDPMVPQRFADQAALVLQVARAQEDQARLAVFEDRDRIGRDLHDLVIQRLFGIGLMLDNTTKLIPSQTAADRLSSAIDDIDETIMDIRRTIFALSPGTGTSDLRAELEQVLRHSAKLLGFTPELRLIGPVDSVVPDEVREHLMAVVGEALSNVVRHAQASKVGVVLEVGQDIALVVSDDGNGLSDGQAGNGLRNIRVRAALLRGRCEVSSEPGSGTTITWTVPRSAS; encoded by the coding sequence GTGACCGCGGAGCGGCTTCGCAGTGTGCTGGACGCCGTGGCGACGATGTCGTCGGACCTGTCGATCGACGGGCTGCTGGAGCGGATCCTGCGCCAGGCGGGTGATCTCGTGGATGCCGAGAGCGGCTTCCTCGACGCCCTGGACCGTCGCCTCGGCAGCTTCGCGGCGTACGGCATCGACGGTGTCGTGGACGATCAGCACCCGGGTCGCCAGCTGCTGGTCGACCTCCTGGAGCAGGACCCGACCGCGTTCATCGGCGTCCCGATCCGCATCCAGGACTACCTGTTCGGCAATCTCTACCTGATCGGCAAGCGGTCCGGCGGCGGATTCACCCAGGAGGACGAGGAGATCGTGCTCGCGCTCGCCTCGGCCGCCGGCGTGGTGATCGAGAACGCCCGCCTGTACGAGGAGGGCGAGCGACAGCGCCGCTGGCTGGAGGCTGCCGCCGAGATCACCACGACCCTGCTGTCACCGATCTCCCGCACGTCGGCGCTGCTGCTGGTCGCCGATCGGGCCCGGGACGTCGCGATCGCGGACTTCGTCGCCCTGCTCATGCCGGGGGACGACGAGACGCTGGTGGTCGAGGCCGTCTCGGGCCTTCCCGCCGAGGGCATCCTCGGTGGCTCGGTCGACGCCCGGCACAGCATCGCCGGCGACGCCGCGCGCCTGCGCGAGACGATCGTCGTCCCCGACACCGCCCTGGAGCCGCGGTACGAGGCGCACAAGACTCCGTCCTGGCCGGACCTCGGATCGTTCATGGTGCTGCCGCTGCGCAGCGGGGACGACACGGGCGCGCTGCTCGTCGGGTGGCTGAAGGGGAGCGACACCCTGCGCTGGGAGCTCGACCCGATGGTCCCGCAGCGCTTCGCCGACCAGGCCGCCCTCGTCCTGCAGGTCGCTCGTGCGCAGGAGGACCAGGCCCGCCTCGCGGTGTTCGAGGACCGGGACCGGATCGGTCGCGACCTGCACGACCTGGTGATCCAGCGACTGTTCGGGATCGGGCTGATGCTCGACAACACGACCAAGCTCATCCCGTCCCAGACGGCGGCCGACCGGCTCTCCTCGGCGATCGACGACATCGACGAGACGATCATGGACATCCGTCGCACGATCTTCGCGCTGAGCCCCGGCACCGGGACGAGCGACCTGCGGGCCGAGCTCGAGCAGGTGCTGCGCCACTCCGCGAAGCTGCTCGGGTTCACCCCCGAGCTGAGGCTGATCGGACCGGTCGACAGCGTCGTGCCCGACGAGGTCCGCGAGCACCTGATGGCCGTCGTCGGTGAGGCGCTGTCCAACGTCGTGCGGCACGCGCAGGCCAGCAAGGTCGGTGTCGTCCTCGAGGTTGGGCAGGACATCGCGCTCGTCGTGAGCGACGATGGCAACGGACTGAGCGACGGCCAGGCCGGGAACGGCCTGCGCAACATCCGGGTGCGGGCCGCGCTCCTGCGGGGACGGTGCGAGGTCAGCAGCGAGCCGGGAAGCGGCACGACGATCACCTGGACCGTACCGAGGAGCGCATCATGA
- a CDS encoding DUF3817 domain-containing protein — MKNPSGPLRPYQVLATIVGLNLIFVFTAAIAQRATDDTSWWNRNDGLILVIDQVHGLLFMALLVLIAVLSTRNKWTPWFTISTMLLATIPFVSFWAERRTTRKVHHDQDHVIAG, encoded by the coding sequence GTGAAGAATCCCAGCGGTCCCCTGCGTCCCTACCAGGTTCTGGCGACCATTGTCGGCCTCAACCTGATCTTCGTCTTCACCGCTGCCATCGCTCAGCGCGCGACCGACGACACGTCCTGGTGGAACCGCAACGACGGGCTGATCCTGGTCATCGACCAGGTGCACGGACTGCTGTTCATGGCCCTGCTCGTGCTCATCGCGGTGCTGTCGACCCGCAACAAGTGGACGCCGTGGTTCACGATCTCCACGATGCTGCTCGCGACGATCCCGTTCGTCAGCTTCTGGGCCGAGCGCCGGACGACGCGCAAGGTGCACCACGACCAGGACCACGTCATAGCCGGTTGA
- a CDS encoding cell division protein CrgA, protein MAKDKTSKGPQPQRIGNRWAGPAMVTSAIIGLIWIVVFYVLNGQDINYPSFLEWYQDLGNWNLVIGMGFIVAAFGFAMKWE, encoded by the coding sequence GTGGCGAAAGACAAGACTTCCAAGGGTCCGCAGCCCCAGCGGATCGGCAACCGCTGGGCAGGTCCCGCGATGGTGACCTCGGCGATCATCGGCCTCATCTGGATCGTGGTCTTCTACGTGCTCAACGGGCAGGACATCAACTACCCGTCGTTCCTCGAGTGGTACCAGGACCTGGGCAACTGGAACCTGGTCATCGGCATGGGCTTCATCGTCGCCGCGTTCGGCTTCGCGATGAAGTGGGAGTGA
- a CDS encoding SURF1 family protein → MAIVFCVVMGLWQAGVYDDRQVHEQADKRAVPRVELTDLWKADSPFLKTYNHRPVSFEAQFAPADQQIWVTGKEQDGRSGAWLVAPVQVVGGDTLLLVRGWAPEPGALPGVPAGTVPVRAVLEPGEKNAGAFDPATRTIGAVRIPTLINEMPYDLYSGFAISTDADLSGGLEPVPPPVPSDVPWTTGLRNLAYALQWWVFGLFAAFMWWRMSTEIRSASRAKVA, encoded by the coding sequence GTGGCGATCGTGTTCTGCGTGGTCATGGGCCTGTGGCAGGCCGGGGTCTACGATGATCGCCAGGTGCACGAGCAGGCCGACAAGCGTGCGGTGCCTCGGGTGGAGCTGACCGACCTGTGGAAGGCGGACAGCCCCTTCCTGAAGACGTACAACCACCGTCCGGTGAGCTTCGAGGCCCAGTTCGCGCCGGCGGACCAGCAGATCTGGGTCACCGGCAAGGAGCAGGACGGACGTTCTGGCGCGTGGCTGGTGGCTCCCGTGCAGGTCGTGGGCGGCGACACACTGCTCCTCGTGCGCGGGTGGGCGCCGGAGCCTGGCGCGCTCCCGGGGGTGCCGGCAGGAACGGTCCCGGTCCGGGCGGTGCTGGAACCCGGCGAGAAGAACGCCGGTGCGTTCGACCCGGCCACGCGGACGATCGGCGCCGTACGGATCCCGACCCTGATCAACGAGATGCCCTACGACCTCTACTCGGGCTTCGCCATCAGCACGGACGCCGACCTCAGCGGCGGGCTCGAGCCGGTGCCGCCGCCGGTGCCCTCGGACGTCCCCTGGACCACGGGTCTGCGCAACCTGGCGTACGCGCTGCAGTGGTGGGTGTTCGGCCTGTTCGCCGCCTTCATGTGGTGGCGCATGTCGACCGAGATCCGGTCCGCTTCGAGGGCGAAGGTAGCCTGA
- a CDS encoding rhomboid family intramembrane serine protease, translated as MNLPAEDYRCYRHPDREAYISCQRCGRLICPECMREASVGFQCPSCIAEGAKTVRQPKNLAGGAITRTAGVASLAIIVLNVLAYLVTAATDGQRGSFFGDGAMVGYYVADGEIYRLLTSTFLHAGILHLLFNMYALYLFGPFVERAIGTVRFVVAYLTMAIVGSVFVYLLAAPGTVTIGASGAVFGLFGMAMMLLLKAKQDITTLLVLLAINAFISVAGSNISWQGHLGGFVAGVVLGAVVAYGPRERKQLLQAAVLAVIWAGVIAAVVLRTASLTS; from the coding sequence GTGAACCTCCCTGCGGAGGACTATCGCTGCTACCGGCACCCCGACCGCGAGGCGTACATCTCCTGCCAGCGCTGTGGGCGGTTGATCTGCCCGGAGTGCATGCGGGAGGCCTCGGTCGGGTTCCAGTGCCCCTCGTGCATCGCGGAGGGCGCGAAGACCGTACGACAGCCCAAGAACCTCGCCGGCGGTGCCATCACGCGCACCGCCGGCGTGGCGTCGTTGGCGATCATCGTCCTCAACGTCCTCGCCTACCTCGTGACCGCGGCCACGGACGGGCAGCGCGGCTCGTTCTTCGGCGACGGGGCCATGGTCGGGTACTACGTCGCCGACGGCGAGATCTACCGCCTGCTGACCTCGACCTTCCTGCACGCGGGCATCCTGCACCTGCTGTTCAACATGTACGCCCTGTACCTGTTCGGCCCGTTCGTCGAGCGGGCCATCGGCACAGTCCGGTTCGTCGTGGCCTACCTGACCATGGCCATCGTCGGATCGGTCTTCGTGTACCTGCTGGCCGCTCCGGGCACGGTCACGATCGGCGCCTCGGGAGCGGTGTTCGGCCTGTTCGGCATGGCCATGATGCTCCTGCTGAAGGCGAAGCAGGACATCACGACACTGCTCGTGCTGCTCGCTATCAACGCGTTCATCAGCGTGGCGGGCAGCAACATCAGCTGGCAGGGGCACCTCGGCGGCTTCGTCGCCGGCGTCGTCCTCGGCGCGGTGGTCGCGTACGGACCGCGCGAGCGCAAGCAGCTGCTCCAGGCCGCGGTCCTCGCGGTGATCTGGGCGGGCGTCATCGCCGCAGTCGTGCTGCGCACGGCGTCCCTGACGAGCTGA
- a CDS encoding ABC transporter substrate-binding protein: MRNFRRGTAIIAVTAMAGVALAACGSGKSSDDSASGSGVLVGTTDKVVSIDPAGSYDNGSMTVQTQVYQYLLNFPAGSTELTPDAAESCDFATPTTYVCKIKPGLKFANGNELTASDVAFSFKRIVDIADPSGPSSLLGAMKSVEATDDSTVTFTLNAPNDQTFPQILVTSAGPIVDEETYPADKVLDDDAAVKANGFSGPYTISKYSKNQLAEFKANPDYAGTYGKPKTKTVTMKYYAKPENLKLDIKNKDIDVAFRSLTPTDIADLEKAKGLNVVTGAGGELRYITFNLTTMPGDSAEQKRAIRQAMASSVDRAELAKQVYKDTYTPAYSMVPDGQAGATEAFKDAYGDAPDKAAAEKILSDAGVKTPVTIKLQYNPDHYGSSSDQEYNAVKRQLEASGLFKVDLQSTEWVTYSEEYNADAYPVFQLGWFPDFPDADNYLSPFLAPYDTEKKKSGNFTNSHYNDEATEFADPTMTKLLDDERTDGDKASREATLKKIQDRLASEVPYLPLLTGSQVAIGVDGVKGLQDTLDASFKFRFTSLSK; the protein is encoded by the coding sequence ATGAGGAATTTCCGTCGAGGTACCGCGATCATCGCGGTGACCGCCATGGCCGGGGTCGCCCTGGCCGCGTGCGGCTCGGGCAAGAGCAGCGACGACTCGGCGTCCGGAAGCGGCGTCCTGGTCGGCACCACGGACAAGGTCGTCTCGATCGACCCCGCGGGCTCGTACGACAACGGGTCGATGACCGTCCAGACGCAGGTCTACCAGTACCTCCTCAACTTCCCCGCGGGCAGCACCGAGCTCACTCCCGACGCCGCGGAGAGCTGCGACTTCGCGACCCCCACCACGTACGTCTGCAAGATCAAGCCCGGGCTGAAGTTCGCCAACGGCAACGAGCTCACCGCCTCCGACGTCGCCTTCTCGTTCAAGCGGATCGTCGACATCGCCGACCCCAGCGGCCCGTCGTCGCTGCTCGGCGCCATGAAGAGCGTCGAGGCCACCGATGACTCCACGGTCACGTTCACGCTCAACGCGCCGAACGACCAGACGTTCCCGCAGATCCTGGTGACGTCGGCCGGTCCGATCGTCGACGAGGAGACCTACCCCGCCGACAAGGTCCTCGACGACGACGCCGCGGTCAAGGCCAACGGCTTCTCCGGTCCGTACACGATCTCCAAATACAGCAAGAACCAGCTGGCCGAGTTCAAGGCCAACCCGGACTACGCAGGCACCTACGGCAAGCCGAAGACCAAGACGGTCACGATGAAGTACTACGCCAAGCCGGAGAACCTCAAGCTCGACATCAAGAACAAGGACATCGACGTCGCGTTCCGCTCGCTGACACCGACCGACATCGCCGACCTCGAGAAGGCCAAGGGCCTCAACGTCGTCACCGGTGCCGGTGGCGAGCTGCGCTACATCACGTTCAACCTCACGACGATGCCCGGCGACTCCGCCGAGCAGAAGCGCGCGATCCGTCAGGCCATGGCGTCCTCGGTCGACCGCGCCGAGCTCGCGAAGCAGGTCTACAAGGACACCTACACCCCGGCGTACTCGATGGTGCCGGACGGACAGGCCGGCGCGACCGAGGCGTTCAAGGACGCGTACGGCGACGCACCCGACAAGGCCGCCGCGGAGAAGATCCTCAGCGACGCGGGCGTCAAGACGCCGGTCACGATCAAGCTGCAGTACAACCCGGACCACTACGGCTCCAGCTCGGACCAGGAGTACAACGCGGTCAAGCGCCAGCTCGAGGCCTCGGGACTGTTCAAGGTCGACCTGCAGTCGACCGAGTGGGTCACGTACTCCGAGGAGTACAACGCCGACGCGTACCCGGTCTTCCAGCTCGGCTGGTTCCCGGACTTCCCGGACGCCGACAACTACCTGTCGCCGTTCCTCGCGCCGTACGACACCGAGAAGAAGAAGAGCGGCAACTTCACCAACTCGCACTACAACGACGAGGCGACGGAGTTCGCGGACCCGACGATGACCAAGCTCCTCGACGACGAGCGCACCGACGGTGACAAGGCCTCCCGCGAGGCCACGCTGAAGAAGATCCAGGACCGTCTCGCGTCCGAGGTCCCCTACCTGCCGCTGCTGACCGGTTCGCAGGTCGCGATCGGCGTCGACGGCGTGAAGGGTCTCCAGGACACGCTGGACGCGTCCTTCAAGTTCCGCTTCACCTCGCTGTCGAAGTGA